In Phyllostomus discolor isolate MPI-MPIP mPhyDis1 chromosome 3, mPhyDis1.pri.v3, whole genome shotgun sequence, a single genomic region encodes these proteins:
- the SMIM22 gene encoding small integral membrane protein 22 isoform X2, with translation MDNLKELESTAEEVLGKLRSHKLFQSTWDTAAFIIFLLFLGTVLLLLLLACLHCCCCSSRSQKVNPMGVSNLALEP, from the exons ATGGACAACCTGAAGGAGCTGGAGTCCACAGCCGAGGAagtgctggggaaactgaggagcCACAAACTGTTCCAGTCCACATGGGACACGGCTGCCTTTattatcttcctcctcttcctgg GCACTGTgttgctcctgctgctgcttgcTTGCCTCCACTGTTGCTGCTGCTCCTCCAGATCCCAGAAG GTAAACCCCATGGGAGTGAGTAACTTGGCTCTGGAACCTTAA
- the SMIM22 gene encoding small integral membrane protein 22 isoform X1: MDNLKELESTAEEVLGKLRSHKLFQSTWDTAAFIIFLLFLGTVLLLLLLACLHCCCCSSRSQKVRTKQVNPMGVSNLALEP; the protein is encoded by the exons ATGGACAACCTGAAGGAGCTGGAGTCCACAGCCGAGGAagtgctggggaaactgaggagcCACAAACTGTTCCAGTCCACATGGGACACGGCTGCCTTTattatcttcctcctcttcctgg GCACTGTgttgctcctgctgctgcttgcTTGCCTCCACTGTTGCTGCTGCTCCTCCAGATCCCAGAAGGTGAGAACCAAGCAG GTAAACCCCATGGGAGTGAGTAACTTGGCTCTGGAACCTTAA
- the SEPTIN12 gene encoding septin-12, whose product MDPLRRSPSPCSSRASSPRTPPCEMLGFVGIEAVLDQLKIKAMKMGFEFNIMVVGQSGLGKSTMVNTLFKSKMWKSTPPGLGQGPMPQTLQLHSVTHVIEEKGLKLKLTVTDTPGFGDQINNDKCWDPILGYINEQYEQYLQEEILITRQRYIPDTRVHCCIYFVPPTGHCLRPLDIEFLQRLCRTVNVVPVIARADSLTIEERENFRRRIQHNLKTHCIDVYPQKCFDEDISDKILNSKIRDRIPFAVVGADREHLVNGKCVLGRKTKWGIIEVENMAHCEFALLRDLLIRSHLQDLKDITHNVHYENYRVCRLNESHMLPRGPGWVNLAPAPPSVPTTPGPSKARQKVHNNFTEEW is encoded by the exons ATGGACCCCCTGAGGCgatccccctctccctgctcatCAAGGGCCTCCAGCCCCAGGACCCCGCCCTGTGAGATGCTTGGTTTCGTGGGCATTGAGGCCGTGCTGGACCAACTGAAGATCAAGGCCATGAAGATGGGTTTTGAGTTCAACATCATGGTGGTGG ggcagagtgggctgggcAAGTCCACGATGGTGAACACACTCTTCAAGTCCAAGATGTGGAAGTCCACcccaccaggcctggggcaggggcccatGCCCCAGACGCTACAGCTGCACTCGGTGACCCATG TCATCGAGGAGAAGGGTCTGAAGCTCAAGCTGACTGTGACCGACACACCTGGCTTCGGGGACCAGATCAACAACGACAAGTG CTGGGACCCCATCCTGGGCTACATCAATGAACAGTATGAGCAGTACCTGCAGGAAGAGATCCTCATCACCCGCCAGCGTTACATCCCCGACACCCGGGTGCACTGCTGTATATACTTCGTGCCGCCCACTGGGCACTG CCTGCGGCCCCTGGACATCGAGTTCCTGCAGCGGCTATGCCGGACTGTGAACGTGGTGCCCGTGATCGCCCGGGCGGACAGCCTGACCATTGAGGAGCGAGAGAACTTCAGGCGCAGG ATCCAGCACAACCTGAAGACTCACTGCATCGATGTATACCCACAGAAGTGCTTCGATGAGGACATCAGTGACAAGATCCTCAACAGCAAGATCCGG GACCGGATTCCCTTTGCTGTGGTCGGGGCTGACAGAGAGCACTTGGTGAATGGGAAGTGTGTGTTGGGCCGGAAGACGAAGTGGGGCATTATTGAAG TGGAGAACATGGCGCACTGTGAGTTCGCCCTCCTGAGAGACCTGCTCATCCG ctcccacctccaAGACCTGAAGGACATCACCCACAATGTCCACTATGAAAACTACCGTGTCTGCAGACTCAACGAAAGCCACATGCTGCCCCGTGGGCCCGGCTGGGTGAACCTGGCCCCGGCACCCCCCAGTGTCCCAACCACCCCTGGGCCCTCGAAGGCTCGCCAGAAGGTCCACAACAATTTCACAGAGGAGTGGTGA